The following proteins are encoded in a genomic region of Reichenbachiella sp.:
- a CDS encoding 7-carboxy-7-deazaguanine synthase QueE, which produces MEIFYSIQGEGFYSGKPAIFVRLGGCDVGCVWCDVKESWNEEDHPFFTIDEIIKELSQYPCKTLIITGGEPLMYDLSALTSRLKSEGYRLHIETSGAYPMSGTWDWVCFSPKKFKAPHESVYSQAHELKAIVFNKSDFKFAEEHAARVEEKCMLYLQPEWGKADQMTEKIIDYAKAHPQWNISLQTHKYLNIP; this is translated from the coding sequence ATGGAGATTTTTTACTCCATCCAAGGGGAGGGTTTTTATTCTGGTAAACCAGCCATATTCGTGAGATTAGGCGGATGTGATGTGGGCTGTGTCTGGTGCGATGTGAAAGAATCCTGGAATGAGGAGGATCATCCTTTTTTCACTATTGACGAAATCATAAAAGAACTCAGTCAGTATCCATGCAAAACTTTGATTATCACTGGTGGAGAGCCTTTGATGTATGATTTGAGTGCATTGACTTCCCGATTGAAATCAGAAGGCTATCGATTGCATATAGAGACTTCAGGCGCTTATCCGATGTCAGGTACATGGGATTGGGTTTGTTTTTCTCCAAAGAAGTTCAAAGCACCGCATGAATCTGTTTATAGTCAGGCGCATGAATTGAAAGCCATCGTTTTCAATAAGTCAGACTTTAAATTTGCTGAGGAGCATGCAGCGAGAGTAGAAGAAAAATGCATGTTGTATTTGCAACCAGAATGGGGCAAAGCCGATCAAATGACAGAAAAGATCATTGACTACGCCAAAGCGCATCCACAATGGAATATTTCATTACAAACGCACAAATACCTCAATATTCCATAA
- a CDS encoding bifunctional 5,10-methylenetetrahydrofolate dehydrogenase/5,10-methenyltetrahydrofolate cyclohydrolase — protein sequence MATIIDGKKISADIKSEIKAQVDELKAKGKRAPHLAIIIVGDDGASHTYVGGKIKACAAVGFEYTLMQFAESISEEKLLKHVHNLNTDDDIDGFIVQLPLPAHISVDKVTESISAEKDVDGFVNENFGSITSDHPKLMPATPFGVMELLKRYEIETEGKNCVIVGASRLVGAPLALMLSKEGNATVSLCNKYTKDLANHTRQADILISAVGLPGLITKDMVQKGAVVIDVGTTRVEDASKKSGFRLSGDVDYEEVEAIASHITPVPGGVGPMTIASLMINTLQAAKKNLL from the coding sequence ATGGCTACAATAATCGATGGTAAAAAGATATCTGCAGATATCAAATCAGAAATCAAAGCACAAGTAGACGAGCTCAAGGCTAAGGGCAAGCGAGCGCCTCATTTGGCTATTATTATTGTGGGCGATGACGGTGCCAGCCACACTTATGTAGGAGGGAAAATCAAAGCCTGTGCTGCTGTGGGATTTGAATATACGTTGATGCAGTTTGCCGAGAGCATCTCTGAAGAGAAGCTGCTCAAGCATGTGCATAACCTGAATACTGACGATGATATTGATGGGTTTATCGTTCAGTTGCCACTGCCTGCGCATATCTCTGTGGATAAAGTGACCGAAAGTATTTCTGCTGAAAAAGATGTGGATGGATTCGTTAATGAAAACTTTGGCAGTATTACCTCTGATCATCCGAAATTGATGCCAGCTACGCCTTTTGGTGTCATGGAGCTGTTGAAGCGATACGAGATTGAAACAGAAGGAAAAAATTGTGTGATTGTAGGTGCCAGTCGTTTGGTTGGGGCGCCTTTGGCTCTAATGCTTTCAAAAGAAGGAAATGCTACAGTCTCACTTTGCAACAAGTACACCAAAGACTTGGCCAATCACACGAGACAGGCGGATATACTAATTTCAGCTGTAGGGTTGCCAGGGTTGATCACCAAAGACATGGTGCAAAAGGGCGCTGTAGTCATCGACGTGGGAACCACACGAGTAGAAGATGCATCAAAGAAATCAGGTTTTAGATTGTCTGGCGATGTGGATTACGAAGAGGTGGAGGCAATTGCGAGTCACATCACACCTGTACCTGGTGGTGTAGGTCCGATGACCATCGCTTCTTTGATGATTAATACGCTACAAGCTGCCAAGAAGAACCTGCTGTAA
- the lepA gene encoding translation elongation factor 4, producing MENIRNFCIIAHIDHGKSTLADRLLQHTGTVSDRDMQEQLLDDMDLERERGITIKSHAIQMGYHFEGKDYTLNLIDTPGHVDFSYEVSRSIAACEGALLIVDASQGIEAQTISNLYLALEHDLEIIPVLNKIDLPGAMPEEVSDQIIDLIGCDKEDIIHASGKTGIGVDDILAGIVNRIPAPKGKKEEPLQAMIFDSVFNSFRGIEVIFRVFNGSIKKGDKVKFVATGKTYDADEIGILGLQQKPQQEISAGNVGYLISGIKVAKEVKVGDTITHVDRPTQEMIKGFEDVKPMVFAGIYPVETTDYEELRASMEKLQLNDASLIWEPETSAALGFGFRCGFLGMLHMEIIQERLEREFDMTVITTVPSVQFKAQMTDGSEIFINAPSEMPDPSRIKDIEEPYIKAQIISKADFVGPIISLCMDKRGTIQNQVYLTSERVELTFDIPLSEIVFDFFDKLKTISRGYASLDYELTGLRPSKLVKLDIMLNGEPVDALSAIVHRDKAYEWGKRLCEKLKELIPRQMFEIPIQASIGNKIIARETVKAMRKNVLAKCYGGDISRKRKLLEKQKKGKKRMRQVGNVEIPQDAFMAVLKLD from the coding sequence ATGGAGAACATAAGAAATTTCTGCATCATTGCACACATTGATCACGGCAAGAGCACCTTGGCGGATCGTTTATTACAGCACACCGGGACGGTTTCGGATCGAGACATGCAAGAGCAATTGCTCGATGACATGGACTTGGAACGTGAGCGTGGCATTACGATTAAAAGTCATGCCATTCAGATGGGCTACCACTTTGAGGGTAAGGATTATACCCTCAACTTGATCGACACCCCAGGTCACGTAGATTTTTCTTACGAAGTTTCTAGATCTATTGCTGCCTGCGAAGGGGCATTATTGATTGTAGATGCTTCTCAAGGTATCGAAGCACAGACTATTTCCAATTTGTATTTGGCACTAGAGCATGATTTGGAGATCATACCAGTGCTCAACAAAATTGACCTTCCAGGCGCTATGCCTGAGGAAGTGTCGGATCAAATCATAGATTTGATTGGGTGCGACAAAGAAGATATTATCCACGCCAGTGGAAAAACAGGAATAGGGGTTGATGATATCCTTGCCGGAATTGTGAACCGTATTCCAGCACCGAAAGGCAAAAAAGAAGAGCCGCTGCAGGCCATGATTTTCGATTCTGTTTTCAACTCATTTAGAGGAATCGAAGTAATCTTTCGGGTTTTCAATGGCTCGATCAAAAAGGGAGATAAAGTAAAATTTGTGGCGACTGGCAAAACTTATGATGCAGACGAAATCGGTATTCTCGGATTACAGCAGAAGCCTCAGCAAGAAATTTCAGCCGGAAATGTGGGCTACCTCATTTCTGGAATCAAGGTAGCGAAGGAAGTAAAAGTGGGGGATACCATCACTCACGTAGATCGCCCTACTCAGGAGATGATCAAAGGTTTCGAAGACGTGAAGCCGATGGTATTTGCGGGTATCTATCCTGTAGAAACTACGGACTACGAAGAACTTCGAGCATCTATGGAAAAACTTCAGCTCAACGATGCTTCGTTGATCTGGGAACCAGAGACATCAGCCGCCTTAGGTTTTGGATTCCGATGTGGATTCCTCGGTATGCTGCACATGGAGATCATTCAGGAGCGTTTAGAGCGTGAGTTTGATATGACTGTGATCACCACGGTGCCATCGGTGCAGTTCAAAGCGCAGATGACAGACGGATCGGAGATTTTTATCAATGCACCGTCGGAAATGCCTGACCCGAGTAGAATCAAAGACATTGAAGAGCCGTACATCAAAGCGCAGATTATTAGCAAGGCCGATTTTGTGGGGCCAATTATTTCTCTTTGTATGGACAAAAGGGGAACGATACAGAATCAGGTGTATCTGACTTCTGAGCGTGTAGAGCTGACTTTTGATATTCCGTTGTCTGAGATTGTATTTGACTTCTTTGACAAGTTGAAGACGATATCGAGAGGTTATGCTTCTTTAGATTACGAATTGACGGGCTTGAGACCTTCAAAATTGGTGAAGCTAGATATCATGCTCAATGGCGAGCCAGTTGATGCACTTTCTGCTATTGTCCACAGAGACAAGGCGTACGAATGGGGCAAGAGACTGTGTGAAAAACTAAAAGAATTGATTCCAAGACAGATGTTTGAGATTCCGATCCAGGCGTCTATTGGAAATAAGATTATCGCAAGAGAAACGGTGAAGGCAATGCGTAAAAACGTATTGGCCAAGTGTTATGGCGGTGATATTTCGCGTAAGCGTAAATTGCTAGAAAAGCAGAAGAAAGGTAAGAAGCGTATGCGTCAGGTCGGAAATGTAGAAATTCCGCAGGATGCATTTATGGCGGTATTGAAATTGGATTAA
- a CDS encoding DUF4924 family protein, whose amino-acid sequence MTEQSNNISEYIISIYRKEDLMRAYHFDLEKFGNQVINFFPISDKEKLAEVNHYEEFMQKMKDQGIEEKGHLQEVNELVATLSKLHDQLKADDENYYGVYQKALPFIENNMSHAKGAIRDEIQICLNGIYGFLLLKIAERNIDPEDQTMVDRFGDLLSLLSFKYEEMKGAN is encoded by the coding sequence ATGACCGAGCAATCCAACAATATTTCAGAGTATATCATCTCCATCTATCGCAAAGAAGATTTGATGAGAGCCTATCATTTTGATCTGGAAAAGTTTGGCAATCAGGTGATTAATTTCTTCCCCATCTCTGACAAAGAGAAACTGGCTGAGGTCAACCACTACGAAGAATTCATGCAAAAAATGAAGGATCAGGGGATCGAAGAAAAAGGTCATTTACAGGAAGTGAATGAGCTGGTCGCTACACTCAGCAAACTCCACGACCAACTTAAAGCTGATGACGAAAACTACTACGGTGTCTACCAAAAAGCCCTACCCTTCATCGAAAACAACATGAGCCACGCCAAGGGCGCGATCCGCGACGAGATCCAAATCTGCCTCAACGGCATCTACGGTTTCCTCCTCCTCAAAATCGCAGAAAGAAACATCGACCCGGAAGACCAAACCATGGTCGATCGTTTTGGGGACTTGCTTTCACTTCTTAGTTTTAAGTATGAGGAGATGAAAGGGGCGAATTAA
- a CDS encoding arsenosugar biosynthesis-associated peroxidase-like protein — protein sequence MDKTYYDPKDLKKFGNITELQPELGKKFFDYYGDVFKEGALTQREKSLIALAVSHAVQCPYCIDAYTSDSLEKGADETQMMEAIHVAAAIKSGALLVHGVQMMNKIDDLTM from the coding sequence ATGGATAAGACATACTACGATCCTAAGGATCTAAAGAAATTTGGCAATATCACAGAACTGCAACCGGAACTAGGTAAGAAATTCTTCGACTACTACGGCGACGTATTCAAAGAAGGTGCCTTGACGCAGAGAGAAAAGTCGCTGATCGCACTCGCTGTATCTCATGCCGTGCAATGTCCGTACTGCATAGATGCCTACACTTCAGATTCGCTGGAAAAGGGTGCTGACGAAACCCAGATGATGGAGGCCATTCATGTGGCAGCGGCCATCAAAAGCGGTGCTTTGCTGGTGCATGGCGTGCAGATGATGAATAAAATTGATGATTTGACGATGTGA
- the arsS gene encoding arsenosugar biosynthesis radical SAM (seleno)protein ArsS (Some members of this family are selenoproteins.) codes for MLKERKISLQGQDHQLSHTDKQIAILEDLEQVSFSHRLEELGKSSFKPTSIDIFQVNLGKMCNQVCKHCHVDAGPDRKEIMTRETMQLCLDALDQSDISTIDLTGGAPEMNPDFRWFVEELSRRGKHIIVRCNLTIILASKKYNDLPLFFKKHKVEVVSSLPHFSARRTDAQRGEGVFEKSIQALKMLNNVGYGLADSDLKLNLVYNPSGAFLPADQAGLEAEFKRKLKDGYDIAFNELYAITNLPISRFLDYLVASENYEDYMQKLIDAFNPAAVDGVMCRNTISIGWDGYLFDCDFNQMLDLKLNHGAPNHIRDFNVDLLTKREIILNNHCYGCTAGAGSSCGGVTT; via the coding sequence ATGCTAAAAGAGCGAAAAATATCACTACAGGGGCAAGACCATCAGCTGAGTCATACAGACAAGCAAATTGCTATTCTTGAAGATTTGGAACAGGTCAGTTTTTCTCACCGATTAGAAGAATTAGGCAAATCGTCTTTTAAACCCACTAGCATTGACATATTCCAAGTGAACCTGGGAAAAATGTGCAACCAAGTTTGCAAACATTGCCATGTAGATGCTGGCCCAGATCGCAAAGAGATCATGACCCGCGAGACCATGCAGCTATGTCTTGATGCGCTGGACCAATCAGATATATCTACCATTGATTTGACTGGTGGTGCGCCCGAAATGAACCCCGACTTTCGCTGGTTTGTAGAGGAACTTTCGAGGCGCGGCAAGCACATCATCGTCCGCTGCAACCTCACCATCATTTTAGCCAGCAAAAAGTACAACGACCTGCCACTGTTCTTCAAAAAACACAAAGTTGAAGTTGTATCCTCATTGCCTCATTTCTCTGCTCGCCGTACAGACGCACAGCGAGGAGAAGGTGTCTTTGAAAAGTCTATCCAAGCATTAAAAATGCTAAATAATGTAGGGTATGGCTTGGCTGATTCAGATTTGAAATTGAATTTGGTATACAATCCATCCGGTGCGTTCTTACCAGCCGATCAAGCCGGTTTAGAAGCAGAATTTAAACGAAAGCTGAAGGATGGTTATGATATCGCATTCAACGAATTGTATGCGATTACCAATTTACCGATCTCAAGATTTTTGGATTATCTAGTGGCTTCAGAGAACTACGAAGACTACATGCAGAAGCTGATTGATGCCTTCAATCCTGCAGCCGTAGATGGCGTGATGTGTAGAAATACGATATCCATTGGCTGGGATGGTTATTTGTTTGATTGCGACTTCAACCAGATGCTGGATCTCAAATTAAATCACGGCGCTCCGAACCACATCAGAGATTTTAATGTTGACTTGCTAACTAAAAGAGAAATTATCTTGAACAATCATTGCTATGGCTGTACCGCTGGCGCAGGGTCTAGTTGTGGGGGAGTTACCACGTAG
- the arsM gene encoding arsenosugar biosynthesis arsenite methyltransferase ArsM — protein MSYLETTKDVYKAAALTPDIGLCCTTSPIWQLPGLSMPKIMQKMNYGCGTTVHPRDLVNHPNILYVGVGGGMELLQFSYFSRKKGGVLGVDVVDEMLEASKQNFKQAEAENDWFSSDFVELKKGDALDLPVADESIDVAAQNCLFNIFKADELKKALQEMYRVLKPHGRLVMSDPICDQYMPEHLKEDEKLRALCLSGSIPMKDYIKMLTDVGFGTVEIRAKRPYRILSPNHYDIDENIIIESLEVCAIKDPMPDDGPCVFTGKAAIYYGKEEYLDDKKGHVLIQNQPLAVCDKTAGALASLERDDIHITESTYFYDGGGCC, from the coding sequence TTGAGTTATTTAGAAACCACCAAAGACGTATATAAAGCCGCAGCACTTACTCCAGACATAGGCCTTTGCTGCACCACCTCTCCTATCTGGCAACTACCAGGACTCAGCATGCCGAAGATCATGCAAAAGATGAACTATGGCTGTGGCACGACGGTCCACCCGAGGGACTTGGTCAACCATCCAAACATCTTGTATGTAGGTGTTGGTGGTGGTATGGAGTTATTACAATTTTCCTACTTCAGCAGAAAAAAAGGTGGTGTCCTAGGCGTGGACGTCGTAGATGAGATGCTGGAAGCCTCCAAACAAAACTTCAAGCAAGCCGAAGCGGAAAATGATTGGTTTAGCAGCGATTTTGTAGAGTTGAAAAAAGGAGACGCCTTGGATTTGCCAGTAGCGGATGAATCGATTGATGTAGCTGCACAAAACTGTTTGTTTAACATCTTCAAAGCCGACGAACTCAAAAAGGCACTTCAAGAAATGTATCGGGTTTTGAAGCCGCATGGTCGATTGGTGATGTCTGATCCAATCTGCGACCAATACATGCCAGAGCATTTAAAAGAAGATGAAAAACTCAGGGCACTTTGCCTGAGTGGCTCCATCCCCATGAAAGATTACATAAAAATGCTGACTGATGTAGGATTTGGTACAGTAGAAATCCGAGCCAAAAGACCCTATAGAATCCTGTCTCCTAACCACTACGACATTGATGAAAACATCATTATAGAAAGTCTCGAAGTTTGCGCCATCAAAGACCCCATGCCAGATGATGGCCCTTGTGTTTTTACTGGCAAGGCAGCCATTTACTATGGAAAAGAAGAATACTTGGATGATAAAAAAGGACACGTTTTGATACAAAATCAACCGCTAGCTGTGTGTGATAAGACGGCTGGAGCCTTAGCGAGTTTGGAAAGAGACGATATTCACATTACCGAATCCACCTATTTCTACGACGGTGGAGGTTGCTGTTAG
- the gatC gene encoding Asp-tRNA(Asn)/Glu-tRNA(Gln) amidotransferase subunit GatC, protein MAIDKKTVQKLAHLSRLELTEKEQEKMGEDLGDILDWVEKLEEVDTSNVEPLGNVNEEPIQLREDKANNYFSGDEALKNAPESDQGHFIVPKVLK, encoded by the coding sequence ATGGCAATAGATAAAAAAACTGTTCAAAAATTGGCTCACCTTTCCAGGCTCGAGCTTACCGAAAAAGAACAAGAGAAGATGGGTGAAGACCTGGGTGATATCCTCGATTGGGTGGAGAAACTAGAAGAAGTGGACACATCGAATGTTGAACCACTAGGCAACGTCAATGAAGAACCTATTCAATTGAGAGAAGACAAGGCCAATAACTATTTCTCTGGAGATGAGGCATTGAAAAACGCCCCTGAGAGTGATCAAGGCCATTTCATTGTACCTAAGGTACTCAAGTAA